The Limnochordia bacterium genome includes a region encoding these proteins:
- a CDS encoding HU family DNA-binding protein → MNKGELVASVTEKTGLTKKAASDAVEAVLSSIGEALASGEKVTLVGFGTFEVRDRAARKGVNPATGEPIDIPATKVPAFKAGKLLKDAVSGK, encoded by the coding sequence ATGAATAAAGGTGAATTAGTCGCAAGTGTTACAGAGAAAACCGGATTAACCAAAAAGGCCGCTTCTGACGCCGTTGAAGCTGTTCTTAGCTCCATCGGTGAAGCGTTGGCTAGTGGTGAGAAGGTAACCTTGGTTGGTTTTGGTACCTTTGAGGTTAGGGATCGTGCCGCCCGTAAGGGTGTTAATCCCGCAACAGGTGAACCAATTGACATTCCTGCGACTAAAGTTCCAGCATTCAAGGCTGGTAAACTACTTAAGGATGCCGTATCTGGCAAATAA
- a CDS encoding 50S ribosomal protein L25: MVGVVLTAQTRAKTGKGASRQFRRMGRVPGIIYGKGKENMMVTLDNGEFNRFLADTGVGQLVNLEVSVDDQVQSRPSLLKEVQVDPVRGDVVHVDFHEVALDEEIKTSVEIVLVDEGTGITGDGGIISHILREVEIECLPTQIPDQVNVSVAGLSIGDIITVADLDELSGAKYVTDLDETVVTVVAPSQEEVEDEDVEDEEDEDVEEADAAEGVEAAEDDETEE, translated from the coding sequence ATGGTAGGTGTGGTTCTTACCGCACAGACGCGTGCTAAGACCGGGAAAGGCGCCTCAAGACAATTCCGCCGTATGGGACGTGTTCCTGGGATTATCTATGGTAAGGGTAAAGAGAATATGATGGTTACCCTAGATAACGGTGAATTCAACCGGTTTCTTGCTGATACGGGCGTTGGTCAGTTGGTAAACCTAGAAGTTTCCGTTGACGATCAGGTACAGTCTCGGCCTTCACTGCTTAAAGAGGTTCAAGTGGATCCAGTTCGCGGTGATGTTGTGCATGTGGATTTCCATGAGGTAGCACTAGATGAGGAAATCAAGACTTCCGTCGAGATTGTGTTGGTTGATGAAGGTACAGGTATTACCGGTGATGGCGGCATTATCTCCCATATTCTGCGGGAAGTAGAAATTGAGTGTCTGCCGACACAAATTCCGGATCAAGTCAATGTAAGTGTGGCTGGACTTTCCATTGGCGATATCATTACTGTGGCCGATCTAGACGAATTGTCGGGCGCTAAGTATGTAACTGATTTAGATGAAACGGTAGTTACAGTCGTGGCACCTAGTCAAGAGGAAGTTGAGGACGAGGATGTTGAGGACGAGGAAGACGAGGATGTTGAGGAAGCTGACGCAGCTGAAGGGGTTGAAGCTGCCGAGGATGATGAAACAGAGGAATAA
- the pth gene encoding aminoacyl-tRNA hydrolase produces MKYIVGLGNPGEKYAKTRHNMGFLVLDQLANEVGIRIHRRGYSGRWAEGDLNGTKFLMLKPTTYMNNSGESVLSLCKNRRIEPEQLLVVYDDLDLTAGRIRLRAQGRAGSHRGLQSIIEALGTSDFPRLRIGIGPVPEGMVGRDFVLSEPSQGEWADFFIPALDKAVLGLSCWLKEGIETAMNKYNG; encoded by the coding sequence ATGAAGTACATTGTTGGGCTAGGAAACCCTGGGGAGAAGTATGCAAAAACCAGGCACAATATGGGCTTTTTAGTTTTAGATCAATTGGCCAATGAAGTTGGTATACGGATACACCGGAGGGGTTATTCCGGTCGGTGGGCCGAAGGAGATCTAAACGGAACCAAGTTTCTGATGTTGAAGCCGACGACCTATATGAATAATAGTGGAGAGTCGGTTTTAAGTCTGTGCAAAAACCGTCGAATAGAGCCGGAGCAGCTGCTTGTTGTCTATGATGACCTAGATTTGACTGCGGGTCGCATTCGGTTACGAGCCCAGGGCCGTGCTGGGTCGCATCGGGGACTGCAGTCGATTATAGAGGCATTGGGAACGTCGGATTTTCCTCGTCTAAGGATCGGCATAGGCCCAGTTCCCGAAGGAATGGTCGGACGGGACTTTGTATTATCTGAACCCTCTCAAGGGGAGTGGGCTGACTTTTTTATACCCGCACTGGATAAGGCTGTTTTGGGCTTGTCGTGTTGGTTGAAAGAAGGCATCGAGACCGCAATGAATAAGTATAACGGATAG
- the mfd gene encoding transcription-repair coupling factor, translated as MALTGLSHVVSRSIEFAPVIEAVQKGSKETMVIGASGSSKVIGIAAMFQALLQRGSGVSFLVVTPDHYHAEQIYLTLENIVTSNRVALFPAISTMPHESVVTEPELRAMRMAVLGKLLCQETSIIVAPVEALSRYLLPPQVFRSYCENLTQGEAIDLDKLIEKLIAGGYQRVDLVEDPGQFSLRGGIIDIFCPTFSNPVRIELFDDEIDSIREFDQIDQRSYKRHQTVYITPAREFFMPDRLKKDALIEINKAVSEQALRLSRAKESTADTLRQTVARHIEYIENRVYDSSLEQYQPYFYPNQATLLDYFSKKICILDEPSRVYESMETIEKEYMEQHVDGLAKGRALPAEARMFCPWTDLFERFQHGRVVYFSTLAHRVPGMSPTQSINVSSRLPDVFHGKIKLLTQELERAKREGFSILLALSSEGRAKRMTEWLIEEGIPARFVLRPEDEIRPGNVIVTSGYLEAGFDLPLTRLLVLSDAEIQGKAKQKVRGTRGPKGTRIRDWNELNEGDYVVHVNHGIGKYTGVKTIGVSGVHKDYLVVKYAGEDVLYVPVDQVSLLQKYVGGSDEVSPKVNKLGGSEWSKVKRKVKESVREVAKDLLELYAARETVKGNAFSPDTVWQREFEDAFEFEETPDQLKAAKEVKDDMEKPRPMDRLLCGDVGYGKTEVALRAAFKAVMDGFQVAMLVPTTILAQQHYRTVTARLAKFPVTVKVLSRFESASKQGGTIKGLKDGSVDIVIGTHRLLSKDVQFKNLGLVIIDEEQRFGVKQKEKLKQLRKSIDVLTLSATPIPRTLHMALVGVRDMSVIETPPEDRYPIRTYIVEYNEDTIRDAILREKARGGQVYFVFNRVQGIERIAEQLSRLIPEVSIAVAHGQMGERELEQVMLDFMNGLYDVLVCTTIIETGMDIPNVNTLIIYDADKFGLSQLYQLRGRVGRSNRIAYAYCCYRKDQVLTEDAEKRLQAIKEFTDLGSGFRIAMRDLEIRGAGNILGAEQHGFIASVGFELYCRLLEESITELSGEIEEEPHEPVLDLAVDAYIDDEYINDSRQKVEIYKRIARLKSQSDIDEFTVELEDRYGPVTPSVGKLLKVALIKAIAQKIGVDSIAQEARHVVFRFLPDVQIPADCLRACVEEFRGKVTVVHGNSPLIRIRPGLNQDELLEVVTRICMNIRDSLPRASGE; from the coding sequence GTGGCTTTAACTGGACTATCACATGTGGTATCCAGATCTATAGAGTTTGCCCCGGTGATCGAAGCGGTGCAAAAGGGCTCCAAGGAGACCATGGTTATTGGGGCATCGGGTTCATCAAAAGTGATAGGTATTGCCGCAATGTTCCAGGCGCTGCTTCAAAGGGGCAGTGGCGTTTCGTTCTTGGTAGTCACTCCAGACCACTACCATGCTGAACAGATATATTTGACTTTGGAGAATATTGTCACATCGAACCGGGTGGCATTGTTTCCCGCAATATCCACAATGCCCCACGAATCGGTGGTTACGGAACCGGAACTGCGCGCGATGCGGATGGCGGTACTTGGTAAATTACTGTGTCAAGAGACATCAATTATTGTTGCCCCTGTTGAGGCGCTGTCCCGTTATCTATTGCCTCCCCAAGTCTTTCGTTCCTATTGCGAGAATCTAACACAGGGTGAAGCGATTGACCTAGATAAGCTTATCGAGAAACTTATTGCTGGTGGCTACCAGAGGGTGGACTTGGTTGAAGACCCCGGGCAGTTTTCCTTAAGGGGTGGCATCATTGATATCTTTTGCCCCACATTCTCCAATCCGGTCAGGATTGAGCTGTTTGATGATGAGATCGACTCAATCCGAGAGTTTGATCAAATTGATCAGCGTTCATACAAACGCCACCAAACGGTGTATATCACTCCGGCCCGCGAGTTTTTCATGCCGGATCGATTGAAAAAGGATGCGTTGATCGAGATTAACAAGGCAGTTTCTGAGCAGGCCTTACGCTTAAGCAGAGCAAAGGAGTCAACCGCGGATACATTAAGACAGACGGTAGCGCGCCATATTGAGTACATTGAGAACCGAGTTTATGATTCGTCCCTGGAGCAGTACCAACCTTACTTTTACCCGAATCAGGCTACTTTGTTGGATTACTTCTCGAAGAAGATCTGTATTTTGGATGAACCAAGCCGTGTCTACGAGAGTATGGAAACCATTGAGAAAGAATACATGGAGCAGCACGTAGATGGTCTTGCCAAAGGAAGGGCGCTGCCAGCGGAGGCTAGGATGTTCTGTCCTTGGACTGATCTGTTTGAACGATTTCAACACGGGCGTGTCGTATACTTCTCTACATTAGCCCATCGAGTACCTGGGATGTCACCTACTCAGTCAATAAACGTTTCCTCTCGCTTGCCTGATGTGTTTCACGGTAAGATCAAATTATTGACCCAGGAGTTGGAGCGAGCAAAACGAGAGGGGTTCTCCATTTTGCTCGCTCTTTCATCGGAAGGTCGAGCTAAGCGGATGACCGAGTGGCTGATTGAAGAGGGGATTCCCGCCCGCTTCGTGCTGCGACCGGAGGATGAGATTCGGCCGGGGAACGTGATTGTTACAAGTGGTTATCTTGAGGCAGGTTTTGATTTACCCCTGACGCGGCTATTGGTACTTAGTGATGCGGAAATCCAAGGCAAAGCAAAGCAAAAGGTTCGGGGCACGCGGGGTCCTAAGGGCACGCGGATCCGCGACTGGAATGAACTCAACGAAGGGGATTATGTTGTTCATGTCAATCATGGTATTGGCAAATATACTGGTGTAAAGACCATAGGTGTTAGCGGTGTCCATAAAGACTATTTAGTTGTTAAATATGCCGGAGAAGATGTACTATACGTCCCGGTTGATCAAGTTAGCTTGTTACAGAAGTATGTCGGGGGCAGTGATGAAGTTAGTCCAAAGGTTAACAAACTAGGTGGTTCTGAATGGTCCAAGGTGAAACGGAAGGTAAAAGAATCCGTCCGAGAGGTCGCAAAGGATCTACTGGAACTCTATGCGGCCCGGGAAACGGTTAAGGGAAATGCCTTCTCTCCAGATACTGTATGGCAGCGGGAATTTGAGGATGCCTTTGAGTTTGAGGAGACTCCGGATCAACTTAAAGCGGCTAAGGAAGTAAAAGACGATATGGAAAAGCCTAGACCCATGGATCGACTGCTTTGTGGAGACGTGGGCTATGGGAAAACAGAGGTTGCACTACGGGCCGCCTTCAAGGCAGTGATGGATGGATTTCAAGTGGCGATGTTGGTTCCCACGACTATTCTCGCCCAACAGCACTACCGAACAGTTACCGCTAGGCTAGCCAAGTTTCCAGTGACTGTGAAGGTGCTGAGTCGGTTTGAGAGCGCAAGCAAGCAAGGAGGCACCATCAAAGGTCTTAAGGATGGTAGTGTGGACATTGTCATTGGCACGCATCGTCTGCTATCCAAGGATGTCCAATTTAAGAATTTAGGACTTGTTATTATTGATGAGGAACAACGCTTTGGTGTTAAGCAGAAAGAGAAGCTCAAGCAGCTGCGTAAGAGTATAGATGTTCTTACTTTATCTGCTACACCAATACCGAGGACCTTGCACATGGCCTTGGTTGGTGTCCGGGATATGAGTGTGATTGAGACTCCGCCTGAGGATCGCTATCCGATTCGAACCTATATTGTGGAGTACAATGAAGATACCATTAGAGATGCCATTTTACGAGAAAAGGCGCGGGGCGGACAGGTCTATTTTGTCTTTAACCGGGTACAGGGGATTGAACGAATTGCCGAACAGCTAAGCCGGTTGATCCCCGAGGTCTCCATTGCAGTGGCCCACGGGCAGATGGGGGAACGGGAACTAGAACAGGTAATGCTTGATTTCATGAATGGGCTATACGATGTGTTGGTTTGTACGACGATTATCGAAACGGGTATGGATATCCCCAATGTTAATACGCTGATTATCTATGATGCCGACAAATTTGGCCTTTCTCAGCTCTACCAGCTTCGAGGCCGGGTGGGACGATCCAATCGAATCGCGTATGCCTACTGTTGTTACCGAAAGGACCAGGTGTTGACAGAAGATGCGGAGAAACGTCTCCAAGCGATTAAGGAGTTTACGGATCTTGGATCTGGCTTTCGGATCGCCATGCGGGATTTGGAGATTCGGGGGGCGGGGAACATTCTAGGAGCAGAACAGCATGGTTTCATCGCTTCTGTTGGGTTTGAACTATACTGTCGTTTACTTGAGGAGTCAATTACGGAGCTTTCCGGTGAGATAGAAGAGGAACCCCACGAGCCAGTGCTTGACCTTGCGGTGGATGCCTACATTGATGATGAGTACATCAACGACTCCCGCCAGAAAGTTGAGATCTATAAACGTATCGCCAGACTCAAAAGCCAAAGTGATATAGATGAGTTTACCGTAGAGCTTGAGGATCGGTATGGGCCGGTGACACCGTCGGTAGGTAAGTTACTTAAGGTTGCTCTGATCAAGGCGATTGCCCAAAAGATCGGAGTGGACTCCATTGCCCAGGAGGCACGTCATGTAGTGTTTAGGTTTCTTCCGGATGTGCAGATTCCTGCTGATTGTCTGCGGGCTTGCGTTGAGGAGTTCAGAGGAAAGGTTACTGTGGTCCATGGTAATTCACCTTTGATCAGGATCAGGCCGGGGCTTAATCAGGACGAATTGCTAGAGGTGGTTACAAGAATCTGTATGAACATTAGAGATTCTCTACCTCGGGCCAGTGGTGAGTAA
- the mazG gene encoding nucleoside triphosphate pyrophosphohydrolase encodes MIVIVGLGPGTLGQLSVEAWEALQSAKNLWLRTAVHPTARSLEEKGIKFNTFDAVYESQDCFDDVYQHIVTCLLKEEDVTYAVPGHPLIGEQTVELLLEEARERQVPTKVIPSMSFTDVIWPALQVTGDEVRLVNALTAKRQNFRPNQGYLIMQVYDRLVASDLKIRLMDIYPDEHEIVVIRGAGIPEIEMIERIPLYKLDNLEWLDHLTSVYLPKVSTGTYYDLADLVAVMKRLLSPEGCPWDRKQDHHSLKKYLLEETEEIIGAIDSGDMDNLCEELGDVLLQIVFHAELAAAAGYFNIDDVVKGITTKMMRRHPHVFGAISADNVETVLRNWEEIKQREKPQNTSRSALRKAQNIQESARTLGFDWPNVYGPAGKVFEEMGELIVALGNANKEEVQAEFGDVLFALVNLGRFLDIDPEIALAHTVDKFQERFLSMEAQAAQSGKSLSDMSLAEMDIFWEKAKENEK; translated from the coding sequence ATGATCGTTATCGTGGGCCTTGGGCCAGGCACCTTGGGACAGCTATCCGTTGAGGCTTGGGAAGCACTGCAATCAGCGAAAAACCTATGGCTGAGAACAGCGGTACATCCCACCGCCAGATCACTAGAGGAAAAGGGTATTAAGTTTAATACATTTGACGCAGTATATGAATCTCAGGACTGTTTTGACGATGTCTACCAACATATTGTCACCTGTCTTCTGAAAGAGGAGGATGTGACCTATGCGGTTCCCGGTCATCCTCTTATTGGAGAGCAAACGGTGGAACTGCTTCTAGAAGAAGCCAGAGAACGGCAAGTACCTACCAAGGTGATTCCCAGTATGAGTTTTACCGATGTGATCTGGCCTGCGTTGCAGGTTACTGGGGATGAAGTGCGGTTGGTCAATGCCCTAACGGCAAAGCGGCAGAATTTCCGGCCTAATCAGGGCTACTTGATTATGCAAGTATACGATCGTTTGGTTGCATCGGACTTGAAAATCCGTCTTATGGATATCTATCCCGATGAACATGAAATCGTAGTAATCCGAGGGGCGGGGATACCTGAAATTGAAATGATTGAGCGGATCCCCCTTTATAAATTGGATAACCTTGAGTGGCTAGATCACCTGACTTCGGTGTACCTACCGAAGGTTAGTACGGGAACCTACTATGATTTGGCCGATCTTGTAGCAGTGATGAAACGACTTTTGAGCCCGGAGGGTTGCCCGTGGGACCGCAAACAGGATCACCATTCCCTAAAGAAGTATCTTTTAGAGGAGACCGAGGAGATTATTGGGGCCATTGACAGTGGTGATATGGATAACCTCTGTGAGGAATTAGGTGATGTTTTACTACAGATTGTCTTTCACGCGGAACTGGCTGCCGCAGCGGGGTATTTCAACATTGATGATGTGGTCAAAGGGATTACGACGAAAATGATGCGACGTCATCCCCATGTCTTCGGTGCGATATCTGCCGACAATGTCGAAACAGTCCTCAGAAACTGGGAAGAGATTAAGCAAAGGGAAAAACCGCAGAACACCAGTCGTTCGGCGTTACGTAAGGCCCAAAACATACAGGAGTCCGCCCGGACTCTGGGCTTCGACTGGCCTAATGTATACGGTCCAGCGGGTAAGGTGTTTGAGGAAATGGGTGAGCTTATTGTTGCCTTGGGTAATGCCAATAAGGAAGAAGTTCAAGCGGAATTTGGGGACGTACTGTTTGCCTTGGTCAATCTCGGTCGATTCCTGGACATTGATCCAGAGATCGCCTTGGCTCATACTGTAGACAAATTCCAAGAGCGTTTTCTATCGATGGAAGCCCAAGCTGCTCAATCAGGAAAATCCCTCAGCGATATGTCCTTAGCAGAAATGGATATATTCTGGGAAAAAGCCAAAGAAAACGAAAAATAA
- a CDS encoding AbrB/MazE/SpoVT family DNA-binding domain-containing protein yields the protein MKATGIVRRIDDLGRVVIPKEIRRTLRIREGDPLEIYVDRTGEVILKKYSPVAELGSFAQEYVDSLYENTDKIAVIADRDVVIAVAGPMSGHLKDNHVTKQLERIMEQRAAILAGPGFDEELDLVEGEESDWQVSTMAAASIIAGGDPVGVVIIASATVGEPVGEVELKLVKTAAGFLGRQMES from the coding sequence ATGAAAGCAACGGGTATCGTAAGAAGGATAGATGATCTTGGGCGGGTGGTGATTCCTAAAGAGATCAGAAGAACCCTACGAATTCGCGAGGGGGATCCCTTGGAGATCTACGTCGATCGGACCGGGGAGGTCATTCTTAAGAAATACTCCCCAGTAGCAGAGTTGGGTAGCTTTGCCCAGGAGTATGTGGATTCGCTGTACGAAAATACTGATAAAATAGCTGTCATTGCGGACCGTGACGTGGTGATTGCAGTAGCGGGCCCCATGTCTGGGCACCTGAAGGACAATCATGTGACCAAGCAGCTGGAAAGGATTATGGAACAACGCGCTGCGATCCTTGCAGGACCTGGCTTTGATGAGGAACTGGACCTTGTAGAGGGTGAGGAGAGTGATTGGCAGGTTAGCACCATGGCTGCCGCCTCGATTATCGCAGGGGGTGATCCGGTCGGAGTGGTGATTATCGCCTCGGCAACTGTAGGGGAGCCGGTGGGTGAGGTTGAGCTAAAACTAGTCAAGACTGCGGCAGGATTTCTGGGAAGACAAATGGAAAGCTGA